A genomic region of Candidatus Atribacteria bacterium ADurb.Bin276 contains the following coding sequences:
- the potD gene encoding Spermidine/putrescine-binding periplasmic protein precursor, producing MFKQKFFSLFLAIVFVAVSLLFSLAYAQETLNILCFQGYTEDVWVKEFERLTGVKVNATYSGMVEEMFTKAAAGGGQYDLVTIDCGSVQRYYENNLLQPIDLSKISNWEKVSQKFKDIDFTVFDGKPYHVSFVWGSNNVVYNKDAVGELPTTWSVLWDPKYKGQVSITDEANNNVVVAAIALGFPDPYNLTEDQFKQVKEKLIEIKRNLRTLTVGFDSEKSVLGSGETNLSVSGYDSGLILYLRDELKMNVGRLTPKEGIYVWADGWVILKDSKNPDLAHKWIDFMLSDFAQKELAKYMGFGAVTSAAKEVIDPDIVKMCNYDDIDNVPVPVFLMKSPEDFEARVNLWNEVKATQ from the coding sequence ATGTTTAAGCAGAAGTTTTTTTCTCTTTTTTTAGCTATTGTCTTTGTTGCAGTCAGTTTATTATTTAGCTTAGCTTATGCCCAGGAAACTTTGAACATTCTTTGTTTCCAAGGTTACACCGAAGATGTTTGGGTTAAGGAATTTGAAAGACTAACTGGCGTAAAAGTAAATGCTACTTATTCTGGCATGGTTGAAGAAATGTTCACCAAAGCTGCGGCTGGTGGTGGGCAGTATGACTTAGTCACCATTGATTGCGGTTCAGTTCAAAGATATTACGAGAATAATCTTCTCCAGCCAATCGATTTGAGCAAAATTTCTAATTGGGAAAAGGTAAGCCAAAAATTCAAAGATATTGACTTCACAGTATTTGATGGAAAGCCGTATCATGTTTCATTCGTTTGGGGTTCGAATAATGTTGTTTACAATAAAGATGCCGTGGGTGAATTACCCACTACCTGGTCAGTCTTATGGGACCCCAAATACAAAGGTCAAGTTTCAATCACCGATGAAGCGAATAACAATGTTGTTGTTGCAGCTATAGCTCTCGGTTTCCCCGATCCCTACAATCTCACTGAAGATCAATTTAAGCAAGTGAAGGAAAAATTGATAGAAATTAAAAGAAACTTGCGTACTCTGACCGTTGGATTTGATTCAGAGAAAAGTGTTCTTGGTTCTGGTGAAACCAATCTAAGCGTATCTGGTTATGATTCTGGTCTGATCCTCTATCTCCGAGACGAACTGAAAATGAACGTTGGTCGCCTTACTCCAAAAGAAGGCATTTATGTATGGGCTGATGGCTGGGTTATTTTAAAAGATTCAAAAAATCCTGATCTAGCCCATAAGTGGATTGACTTCATGTTATCTGATTTTGCCCAAAAAGAACTGGCTAAGTATATGGGATTTGGAGCAGTTACTTCTGCAGCCAAAGAAGTTATTGACCCTGATATTGTTAAAATGTGCAACTATGACGATATAGATAATGTTCCAGTTCCGGTCTTTTTAATGAAAAGCCCAGAGGATTTTGAAGCTCGGGTGAACCTCTGGAACGAAGTCAAGGCTACTCAGTAA